Proteins encoded in a region of the Triticum dicoccoides isolate Atlit2015 ecotype Zavitan chromosome 3A, WEW_v2.0, whole genome shotgun sequence genome:
- the LOC119268160 gene encoding ubiquitin carboxyl-terminal hydrolase 6-like: MPTVCIKWQKQVFPGIEIDTSQPPMVFKTQLYTLTGVPPERQKIMVKGGILKDDTDWSTLGLKDGQKLMMIGTADEIVKAPEKGPVFVEDLPEEEQAAALGHSAGLYNLGNTCYMNSTLQCLHSVPELKSALLSYSDNVRGNGVDQASHSLTVATRNTFGELDQSVRPVAPLHFLQMLRKKYPQFAQQQNNVYMQQDAEECWTQLIYTLSQTLTSEASEPTAAQMKELFGIDLVSRVHCAESGEESSESESVYSLKCHISHDVNHLHEGLKHGLKTELEKVSPSLGRTAIYTRESRINELPRYLTVQFVRFFWKRESNQKAKILRKVDYPLELDVYDFCSDELKLKLQTPRQVLRDAESAKFGLKVEVKTSRTQNIEGSSTSAGESSSMDIDKADSSVPKKQLTGIYDLIAVLTHKGRSADSGHYVGWVKQDDGKWIEFDDDNPSIRKEEEILKLSGGGDWHMAYICLYKARVI, encoded by the exons ATGCCGACGG TATGCAtaaaatggcagaagcaggtctttCCAGGCATAGAGATTGATACTAGCCAGCCGCCTATGGTTTTCAAGACCCAGTTGTACACACTGACTGGTGTACCCCCTGAACGGCAAAAAATTATGGTAAAGGGTGGAATATTGAAG GATGACACAGATTGGTCTACTTTGGGACTTAAAGAT GGTCAAAAGTTGATGATGATAGGTACGGCTGATGAAATTGTGAAAGCTCCAGAGAAAGGCCCCGTGTTTGTTGAAGATTTACCAGAAGAAGAGCAAGCGGCTGCATTG GGGCACAGTGCTGGTCTCTATAACTTGGGGAATACATGTTACATGAATTCCACTCTGCAGTGTCTGCATTCTGTTCCAGAGCTTAAGTCAGCATTACTGAG TTATTCAGATAATGTGAGGGGCAATGGGGTGGATCAAGCATCCCATAGTTTAACAGTTGCAACTCGTAATACTTTCGGAGAGCTTGATCAAAGCGTTCGACCAGTTGCACCTCTGCATTTCTTACAG ATGCTGCGGAAAAAATACCCCCAATTTGCTCAACAGCAAAATAATGTTTACATGCAGCAG GACGCAGAGGAGTGCTGGACACAGCTGATCTATACGCTTTCTCAAACACTTACATCAGAAGCAAG TGAACCTACTGCTGCTCAgatgaaggaacttttcgggattgATCTTGTGAGCAG GGTACACTGTGCAGAAAGTGGTGAGGAGAGTTCAGAGTCAGAGTCAGTTTATTCTCTGAAGTGCCATATATCTCATGATGTAAACCACCTTCATGAAGGACTGAAGCAT GGTTTGAAGACAGAACTTGAGAAGGTTTCCCCATCACTGGGCCGGACTGCTATTTACACAAGAGAGTCGAGAATAAATGAGTTGCCTAG GTACTTGACTGTGCAGTTTGTTCGTTTCTTTTGGAAAAGGGAGTCAAACCAAAAGGCGAAGATTTTACGT AAAGTGGATTACCCTCTGGAGCTTGATGTCTATGACTTCTGCTCGGATGAGCTGAAACTAAAACTTCAAACTCCTCGACAG GTGCTGAGAGATGCAGAAAGTGCCAAGTTTGGTTTGAAAGTAGAGGTGAAAACAAGCAGAACACAGAATATCGAG GGGTCATCAACTAGTGCTGGGGAATCATCCAGCATGGACATTGACAAAG CTGATTCTTCTGTGCCAAAGAAACAATTAACTGGCATCTATGATCTAATTGCTGTCTTGACACACAAGGGAAGAAGTGCAGATTCTGGCCACTACGTTGGCTGGGTTAAGCAAGATGATG GAAAATGGATTGAGTTTGATGACGACAACCCAAGCATACGGAAGGAGGAAGAGATTTTGAAACTATCTGGTGGAG GCGATTGGCACATGGCATATATCTGCCTTTACAAAGCTCGTGTTATCTGA